From a single Bacteroidales bacterium genomic region:
- a CDS encoding gliding motility-associated C-terminal domain-containing protein, with protein sequence MKKHIFIWLFCMFVCYFCLYNTTFSQTLVNNGGNIVIREGAYLVIGGDYINKSYGAIDGKINLDGNIILKRNWVNLANNEVLVSIGAGTVGHVILNGTSKQYIEGTNPTIFENLILDNYKKILKVADCKINDTLTVNAQLLLNANNIRILNRFPSAIQYKSGCIISETNTNEGLGLVDWYIGSEVNGYTVPFGSGFDNTADLEVTVVTKTAASPDNGMIRFGTYPTPCQNVPFPPGVNELDRSYEYIADRFWYINPVYYQTKPDVGIILKYTPQDINESCNAGIVEIEMKAIRHNTLQHTWSDMSPRGNINTDEHKVYIDSISADDFYAPWCLVEEVVNWEIYFPSAFTPNGDGLNEFFVPIGMNLDKLKLNMFIYNRWGNLVYIMDDINKPWDGRTGNSDKICPEGVYAWILFLTDKEGMEYNYKGVVTLIQ encoded by the coding sequence ATGAAAAAACACATTTTTATATGGTTATTTTGCATGTTTGTGTGTTATTTCTGTTTATATAATACAACTTTTTCCCAGACCTTGGTTAACAACGGTGGCAACATTGTGATAAGAGAAGGTGCGTACCTTGTTATTGGAGGAGATTACATTAATAAAAGTTATGGCGCCATCGACGGGAAAATAAATCTTGATGGTAATATTATTTTAAAACGAAATTGGGTTAATCTTGCCAACAATGAGGTTCTGGTTTCTATTGGTGCTGGGACAGTTGGTCATGTTATTCTGAATGGAACTTCCAAGCAATATATTGAGGGAACAAATCCTACTATCTTTGAAAATCTTATTTTGGATAATTATAAGAAAATATTAAAAGTTGCTGATTGTAAAATCAACGACACACTTACCGTTAATGCTCAATTATTGCTGAATGCAAACAACATAAGGATTTTAAATCGGTTTCCTTCAGCTATACAGTATAAAAGCGGATGCATTATTAGTGAAACTAATACAAATGAAGGACTCGGGCTTGTGGATTGGTATATTGGTTCTGAAGTAAATGGCTATACAGTGCCTTTTGGTAGTGGCTTTGATAATACTGCCGACCTGGAAGTTACTGTGGTTACAAAAACTGCAGCCTCTCCCGATAATGGAATGATACGTTTTGGAACATATCCAACACCATGTCAGAATGTGCCGTTCCCTCCGGGAGTGAATGAATTGGACAGGAGTTATGAATATATTGCCGACAGGTTTTGGTATATTAACCCTGTTTATTATCAAACAAAACCTGATGTGGGAATAATTTTAAAATACACTCCACAGGACATTAATGAGAGTTGTAACGCAGGTATTGTTGAAATAGAAATGAAAGCAATCAGGCACAACACACTGCAACATACATGGAGCGATATGTCCCCGCGCGGTAATATAAATACAGATGAGCATAAAGTTTATATTGACAGTATTTCAGCGGACGATTTTTACGCTCCCTGGTGTCTGGTTGAGGAAGTTGTTAATTGGGAAATTTATTTTCCTAGCGCTTTTACACCTAATGGTGATGGGTTGAATGAATTTTTTGTCCCCATAGGTATGAATCTTGATAAACTTAAATTAAATATGTTTATATATAACCGATGGGGGAATCTTGTATATATAATGGATGATATAAACAAACCATGGGATGGAAGAACCGGGAATTCAGATAAAATATGTCCGGAAGGAGTTTATGCATGGATATTATTTTTAACCGATAAAGAAGGGATGGAGTATAATTATAAAGGAGTAGTAACATTAATACAGTAA
- the rpe gene encoding ribulose-phosphate 3-epimerase, with translation MSHLISPSILSADFGYLREQIEIINGSEADFIHIDVMDGVFVPNISFGFTVLDSLKGYIGKPFDIHLMIMDPDRYIARFAEYKPAYLTIHFESAVHLHRSIDYIQSFNIKAGLAINPHTTVNMLAEIIQKLDLLLIMSVNPGFGGQKFIMQTLAKIEKAKKLITDMKSDCKIQVDGGIDINNIKNVVKAGADIVVAGNAIFKSDDITKAVEQLKNVNI, from the coding sequence ATGAGCCATTTAATTTCCCCTTCAATACTTTCTGCTGATTTTGGCTATCTTAGAGAACAAATTGAAATCATTAACGGAAGTGAAGCCGATTTTATCCATATAGATGTTATGGATGGTGTTTTTGTGCCTAATATTTCGTTTGGATTTACTGTCCTTGATTCTTTAAAAGGTTACATTGGTAAGCCCTTTGATATTCATCTAATGATTATGGACCCCGATAGGTACATTGCCCGTTTTGCGGAATATAAACCAGCATATTTGACTATACATTTCGAATCAGCCGTTCATCTTCACCGTTCCATTGATTATATCCAATCATTTAATATTAAAGCAGGCCTTGCCATTAATCCCCATACTACAGTTAACATGCTTGCTGAAATCATTCAAAAACTTGATTTACTGCTTATAATGTCTGTTAACCCCGGTTTTGGCGGGCAGAAGTTTATTATGCAAACTTTAGCAAAGATTGAAAAAGCAAAAAAACTGATTACAGATATGAAATCTGATTGTAAAATACAGGTTGACGGAGGCATCGATATAAATAATATAAAAAATGTTGTAAAAGCCGGCGCTGATATTGTTGTAGCTGGAAATGCAATTTTCAAAAGTGATGATATCACCAAGGCTGTTGAACAACTTAAGAATGTTAATATTTAG
- a CDS encoding RNA polymerase sigma factor RpoD/SigA produces MRQLKIAKQVTNREEASLDRYLQEISKVDLITAEEEVVLAQRIRLGDQKALHKLTKANLRFVVSVAKQYQNQGLGLPDLINEGNVGLIKAAQRFDETKGFKFISYAVWWIRQAILQAIAEQSRIVRLPLNKIGTLNRINKTYNAFEQLHQREPNADEIAEILNLSETEIKDSLKNAGKHLSMDAPIAPDEDTTLTDMLKSDEMFDPETKLLLDSLRKEIERAFTTLTPREADILRFTYGLNDSLPLTLDEIAVKFDLTRERVRQIREKAIRRLKITSRSKNLKFYLG; encoded by the coding sequence ATGAGACAACTTAAAATAGCAAAACAGGTTACCAACCGCGAAGAAGCTTCTCTCGATAGGTATCTTCAGGAAATAAGTAAGGTGGATTTGATTACCGCCGAAGAAGAAGTAGTGTTGGCACAGCGTATCAGGCTGGGTGATCAAAAAGCTTTACATAAATTAACAAAAGCAAATCTTCGTTTTGTTGTTTCTGTGGCAAAACAATACCAAAATCAGGGGTTGGGTCTTCCTGACCTTATTAACGAAGGCAATGTTGGGTTGATAAAAGCAGCACAGCGTTTTGACGAAACAAAAGGGTTTAAATTTATATCTTATGCGGTATGGTGGATTCGACAAGCTATACTTCAGGCTATTGCAGAACAATCAAGGATAGTACGTTTGCCCTTGAACAAGATTGGAACCTTGAACAGGATAAATAAAACATACAATGCTTTTGAACAGTTGCACCAGCGGGAGCCTAATGCGGATGAGATTGCTGAGATACTGAATCTTTCTGAAACAGAAATAAAAGATTCTTTAAAGAATGCCGGAAAACATTTGTCAATGGATGCTCCAATTGCCCCGGATGAAGATACTACTTTGACAGATATGCTTAAAAGCGATGAAATGTTTGACCCGGAAACAAAATTGTTGCTTGATTCATTACGAAAAGAAATTGAAAGAGCATTTACAACATTAACACCAAGGGAAGCGGATATTCTTCGATTTACTTATGGACTGAACGATTCTTTACCTTTAACTCTGGATGAAATAGCAGTTAAATTTGACCTCACACGAGAACGCGTCAGACAAATACGAGAAAAGGCGATACGCAGGTTGAAAATTACATCGCGAAGTAAAAACCTGAAATTTTACCTTGGCTAG